One part of the Arcanobacterium phocisimile genome encodes these proteins:
- a CDS encoding YlcI/YnfO family protein, translating into MKYTESPNRTISFPEESSEYLVQELEAATALASPDIQAAVPALVRALRPAINHMQSQILLNLIEELQDVGIAHGLYVKTFTDGLELAFEEPTAVPDSDEDLVRITLRIPETIRDAITAEIADSAVSMNSWIVTAAREKLARRHVSTQTSRRLTGWSM; encoded by the coding sequence ATGAAATACACCGAGTCACCAAACCGCACAATTTCGTTTCCCGAAGAAAGCTCCGAGTATCTTGTTCAAGAACTCGAAGCAGCAACCGCACTCGCTTCGCCGGATATCCAAGCCGCGGTACCTGCGCTGGTACGTGCACTACGTCCTGCGATCAACCATATGCAATCGCAGATCCTGCTCAATCTCATCGAAGAGTTGCAAGATGTGGGCATAGCACACGGGTTATATGTGAAAACCTTTACCGACGGCCTAGAGTTAGCCTTTGAAGAACCAACAGCTGTACCAGATTCCGACGAAGATCTCGTGCGGATCACACTACGCATCCCGGAAACTATCCGGGATGCCATCACCGCAGAGATTGCTGACTCAGCGGTATCAATGAATTCCTGGATCGTCACTGCAGCCCGTGAAAAACTCGCTCGACGTCATGTCAGTACCCAGACATCTCGTCGGTTAACCGGTTGGTCCATGTAA
- a CDS encoding IS1249 family transposase: MVKNGKDKCGHQRWICRSCKVTSRWHNDVTSRDLRAFLDVLTGKTTQRELPGQGRTFRRKSAVLWEIWPICEPDGQAHRVIHVDGIHLGRDAVILIACSPEYVIAWHVARRESTQAWLDLLAKIPPPGMVVADGGTGFTTARAQLWPSTRVQRCTFHAYQQVKRYTTTRSRTECGRQLYRIGVDLLHVKTPAHAHVWIDSFYAWRHRWAGFLAEKTRNEKGKLVDKHERLVKAGNSLSRLVDSGHLFTFLNPDLYDDGEIIGSLPAMNNQIEGGINSPLRELLRRHRGMSIDHRIRAVSWWCYLHTENPANPAEILRIMPTNTDIMRAYQQAAARHRADHNNHRWGNGLDWNELHTHTPYRNDY, encoded by the coding sequence CGCTCATGCAAGGTAACCTCGCGTTGGCATAACGACGTCACTTCGCGGGATTTGCGTGCGTTCTTAGACGTTCTGACTGGGAAAACCACGCAGCGAGAACTTCCTGGACAGGGCCGGACCTTCCGACGCAAGAGCGCTGTGTTGTGGGAGATCTGGCCGATATGCGAACCCGATGGGCAAGCCCACCGCGTGATTCATGTTGATGGTATCCATTTAGGCCGCGATGCTGTCATTCTGATCGCCTGCAGCCCCGAATATGTGATTGCCTGGCATGTGGCCAGACGTGAATCGACCCAAGCCTGGCTGGACCTGCTCGCGAAAATCCCACCACCCGGTATGGTCGTGGCTGACGGGGGCACAGGTTTCACAACAGCTCGGGCACAATTGTGGCCCTCCACGCGTGTCCAACGCTGCACGTTCCACGCCTATCAACAGGTCAAACGCTACACGACCACACGCTCACGAACTGAATGTGGCAGACAGCTCTACCGGATCGGTGTTGATCTATTGCATGTGAAAACTCCCGCACACGCGCACGTATGGATCGATAGCTTCTATGCTTGGCGTCACCGTTGGGCTGGGTTCCTGGCCGAGAAAACCCGTAACGAGAAAGGAAAACTAGTCGATAAACACGAGCGGCTCGTCAAGGCTGGCAATAGTCTGTCTAGGCTGGTCGATAGTGGCCATTTGTTCACGTTTCTCAATCCCGATCTTTACGATGACGGAGAAATAATCGGTTCTCTACCAGCGATGAATAACCAGATCGAGGGAGGTATCAACTCGCCTTTACGTGAACTGCTGCGCCGTCATCGGGGTATGAGTATCGATCACCGGATCCGTGCAGTGTCATGGTGGTGCTACCTACACACCGAGAACCCTGCCAACCCAGCCGAAATCCTGCGTATCATGCCCACCAACACGGACATCATGCGCGCTTACCAGCAAGCCGCAGCCCGACACCGAGCCGACCACAACAACCATCGCTGGGGCAACGGCCTTGACTGGAACGAACTCCACACCCACACACCCTACCGCAACGACTACTAA